In Lagopus muta isolate bLagMut1 chromosome 6, bLagMut1 primary, whole genome shotgun sequence, one DNA window encodes the following:
- the NFKBIA gene encoding NF-kappa-B inhibitor alpha — protein MPACLGTSSPAPAAAASRRPASPAAMLSAHRPAEPPAVEGCEPPRKERQGGLLPPDDRHDSGLDSMKEEEYRQLVRELEDIRLQPREPPARPHAWAQQLTEDGDTFLHLAIIHEEKALSLEVIRQAGGDGAFLNFQNNLSQTPLHLAVITDQPEIAEHLLKAGCDLDVRDFRGNTPLHIACQQGSIRSVSVLTQHCQPHHLLAVLQATNYNGHTCLHLASIQGYLAVVEYLLSLGADVNAQEPCNGRTALHLAVDLQNSDLVSLLVKHGADVNKVTYQGYSPYQLTWGRDNSSIQEQLKLLTTADLQILPESEDEESSESEPEFTEDELMYDDCCIGGRQLTF, from the exons ATGCCCGCTTGTCTCGGAACGTCGTCGCCAGCACCAGCAGCCGCGGCGTCGCGCCGCCCCGCCAGCCCCGCCGCCATGCTTAGCGCCCACCGCCCCGCCGAGCCGCCCGCCGTGGAGGGCTGCGAGCCGCCGCGCAAGGAGCGGCAGGGCGGGCTGCTGCCGCCAGACGACCGCCACGACAGCGGGCTGGACTCCATGAAGGAGGAGGAGTACAGGCAGCTGGTGCGAGAGCTGGAGGACATCCGTCTGCAACCCCGCGAGCCGCCCGCTCGGCCACACGCCTGGGCCCAGCAGCTCACCGAGGACGGCGACAC TTTTCTCCACTTGGCGATCATTCACGAGGAAAAGGCCCTGAGCCTGGAGGTGATCCGGCAGGCCGGTGGGGACGGCGCTTTCCTGAACTTCCAGAACAACCTCAGCCAG acTCCACTCCACCTGGCGGTAATCACAGACCAGCCTGAAATCGCCGAGCACCTGCTGAAGGCTGGCTGCGACCTGGATGTCAGGGACTTCCGTGGGAACACCCCACTCCACATCGCGTGCCAGCAAGGCTCGATCCGCAGCGTCAGCGTCCTCAcgcagcactgccagccccacCACCTCCTCGCTGTCCTGCAGGCCACCAACTACAATG GACATACATGTCTCCATTTGGCATCTATTCAAGGATACCTGGCTGTTGTCGAATACCTGCTGTCCTTAGGAGCAGATGTAAATGCTCAG GAGCCGTGCAATGGGAGAACAGCACTACACTTAGCTGTAGACCTGCAGAACTCAGACCTGGTGTCACTTCTGGTGAAACATGGGGCAGATGTGAACAAAGTGACCTACCAGGGCTACTCTCCATATCAGCTCACATGGGGACGAGATAACTCCAGCATAcaggagcagctgaagctgcTGACCACAGCTGACCTGCAGATACTGCCTGAAAGTGAGGATGAGGAGAGCAGTGAATCAGAGCCAGAGTTCACAGAGGATGAA cttaTGTATGATGACTGCTGTATTGGAGGAAGACAGCtgacattttaa